In Parafrankia discariae, a genomic segment contains:
- a CDS encoding ArsR/SmtB family transcription factor, with protein MIWAAVGDPHRRRVLELLRAGPRPVHELVEQLGLSQPGVSKHLRILREAGLVTVRPDGQRRLYLLEPAPLREFARWLEPFRAYWDDRPDDLEHR; from the coding sequence GTGATCTGGGCCGCGGTGGGTGACCCGCACCGCCGCCGGGTACTCGAGCTGCTTCGGGCCGGTCCCCGGCCGGTCCATGAACTGGTCGAGCAGCTGGGGCTGAGCCAGCCCGGGGTGTCCAAGCACCTGCGGATCCTGCGCGAGGCCGGGCTCGTCACCGTCCGGCCCGACGGGCAGCGCCGGCTCTACCTGCTGGAGCCCGCGCCGCTGCGGGAGTTCGCGCGCTGGCTCGAGCCGTTCCGGGCCTACTGGGACGACCGCCCGGACGACCTGGAACACCGCTGA